In one window of Halomarina pelagica DNA:
- a CDS encoding rhomboid family intramembrane serine protease, with the protein MAALDWYWLLIQRLALLVAALASLLALRALSDGDPMRSVRRRLLLGVPWGTLTATGVVAAVYLFVQNGLAHPYAPTVIPYRSWSYFYPVGVLVSPFAHASFGHLFGNLVATLTLGSLAEYAWGHFPRERGAQAFSDLRTNPVARIGAFVAASLLVGVLTGVFALGPSVGFSGVIFAFAGFALLRYPIGTLVALLVGDLLSLGYNALRTPAFTQAGHAAYVTPWWADIAIQGHAFGLFVGALLGALLFDRRDERPPAARVWLGALLFVVAQGLWAVYLPRGGGEYTLYRAVGVALGFAIALLLTGAARATDRTVVERIDLSSRELSFGFVLAVVLALAVVAVPFNLFVVADAEAGVAGDNSLSVGDYTVFYAESVPNQYVSAVDVPAFRERTAVNASGVIVVSPERNIWWEVVSDDRLAYDGTQEIYVGGLGWREAITVDRTAWDAVGNETTYTVHLEHGDRRKLVYVGESVRAEPTVEGRNVTIFPGDPFTLVVTSDGRTLGSAPIPEKNATTSVGNLTFVREEDRIYATADDSRVRVATKG; encoded by the coding sequence CCTCCTCGGCGTCCCGTGGGGGACGCTCACCGCCACGGGGGTCGTGGCCGCGGTCTACCTGTTCGTCCAGAACGGCCTCGCTCACCCCTACGCGCCGACCGTCATCCCGTACCGTTCTTGGTCGTACTTCTACCCGGTTGGCGTGCTCGTCTCGCCGTTCGCCCACGCGAGCTTCGGCCACCTGTTCGGCAACCTCGTCGCGACGCTGACGCTCGGATCGCTCGCGGAGTACGCGTGGGGGCACTTCCCCCGCGAACGCGGCGCGCAGGCGTTCTCCGATCTCCGGACGAACCCGGTCGCCCGGATCGGCGCGTTCGTCGCCGCGAGCCTCCTGGTCGGCGTCCTCACGGGCGTCTTCGCGCTCGGGCCCTCGGTGGGTTTCTCGGGGGTCATCTTCGCCTTCGCCGGGTTCGCGCTGCTTCGCTATCCAATCGGGACGCTCGTGGCGCTGCTGGTCGGCGACCTCCTCTCGCTCGGGTACAACGCGCTCCGAACGCCCGCGTTCACGCAGGCGGGCCACGCCGCCTACGTCACGCCCTGGTGGGCCGACATCGCCATCCAGGGACACGCGTTCGGGCTGTTCGTCGGCGCGCTGCTCGGAGCGCTCCTGTTCGACCGGCGCGACGAGCGCCCCCCCGCCGCCCGCGTCTGGCTCGGGGCGCTCCTGTTCGTCGTCGCCCAGGGGCTCTGGGCGGTCTACCTCCCGCGCGGGGGCGGGGAGTACACGCTCTATCGCGCCGTCGGCGTGGCGCTCGGGTTCGCCATCGCCCTCCTGCTCACGGGCGCGGCGCGGGCGACCGATCGAACGGTCGTAGAGCGGATCGACCTCTCCTCGCGCGAACTGTCGTTCGGGTTCGTGCTGGCGGTCGTGCTGGCGCTCGCGGTCGTCGCCGTCCCGTTCAACCTCTTCGTCGTCGCGGACGCGGAGGCGGGGGTCGCGGGCGACAACAGCCTCTCGGTGGGCGACTACACCGTCTTCTACGCCGAGAGCGTCCCCAACCAGTACGTCTCCGCGGTCGACGTCCCCGCCTTCAGGGAACGGACGGCCGTGAACGCGAGCGGCGTCATCGTCGTCAGTCCGGAGCGCAACATCTGGTGGGAGGTCGTCTCCGACGACCGCCTCGCCTACGACGGCACCCAGGAGATCTACGTCGGCGGCCTCGGCTGGCGCGAGGCGATCACCGTCGATCGCACCGCGTGGGACGCGGTCGGCAACGAGACGACCTACACCGTCCACCTCGAACACGGTGATCGGCGGAAACTGGTGTACGTCGGCGAGTCGGTCCGCGCCGAACCGACCGTGGAGGGGCGGAACGTCACGATCTTCCCCGGCGACCCGTTCACCCTCGTCGTCACGAGCGACGGCCGGACCCTCGGCTCCGCGCCGATTCCGGAGAAGAACGCCACGACGAGCGTCGGGAACCTCACCTTCGTCCGCGAGGAGGACCGGATCTACGCGACGGCCGACGACTCTCGAGTCCGGGTGGCGACGAAGGGGTGA
- a CDS encoding type II toxin-antitoxin system VapC family toxin: MRRGRERNDRGQYVGTFTAAWEAFRRYDDQRISFVDATSAVLAREAGIRYVFGYDSDFATLGFTRVPATRR; the protein is encoded by the coding sequence GTGCGTCGGGGCAGGGAGCGCAACGATCGCGGGCAGTACGTCGGGACGTTCACGGCGGCCTGGGAGGCGTTTCGGCGCTACGACGATCAGCGAATCTCCTTCGTGGACGCGACGAGCGCGGTACTCGCTCGCGAGGCGGGGATCCGGTACGTCTTCGGGTACGACTCCGATTTCGCGACGCTCGGGTTCACGCGCGTTCCCGCGACGCGCCGGTGA
- a CDS encoding METTL5 family protein, giving the protein MARRTLERALESVAGFDDPRVEWEQYPTPADVAAHLVHLASLRGDLEGTVLDLGCGTGVLAIGAALAGAGRVVGLDRDPTALAVARGNAVRLDADDRVRWVLADATRPPICLDSRSRPATVLMNPPFGAQRGNRHADRAFLAAVATVADVSYSIHNANSRRFVEAFVADEGGEVTDAFAAALDLERQFDFHGEARRTIETEVYRIEWR; this is encoded by the coding sequence ATGGCGCGACGCACGCTCGAACGCGCGCTCGAATCGGTCGCGGGGTTCGACGACCCGCGCGTCGAGTGGGAGCAGTACCCCACGCCCGCTGACGTCGCCGCCCACCTCGTCCACCTCGCGTCCCTGCGGGGCGACCTGGAGGGGACGGTCCTCGACCTCGGGTGCGGGACGGGAGTGCTCGCGATCGGGGCGGCGCTCGCGGGCGCGGGGAGGGTGGTCGGCCTCGACCGCGACCCCACCGCGCTCGCCGTCGCCCGCGGGAACGCCGTCCGACTCGACGCGGACGACCGCGTCCGGTGGGTGCTCGCCGACGCGACCCGCCCGCCGATCTGCCTCGACTCCCGCTCGCGGCCCGCGACCGTCCTGATGAACCCGCCGTTCGGCGCGCAGCGGGGGAACCGCCACGCCGACCGCGCCTTTCTCGCCGCCGTCGCGACGGTCGCCGACGTCTCCTACTCGATTCACAACGCGAATAGTCGGAGATTCGTCGAGGCGTTCGTCGCCGACGAGGGCGGCGAGGTCACCGACGCCTTCGCGGCCGCCCTCGACCTCGAGCGGCAGTTCGACTTCCACGGCGAGGCCCGGCGGACCATCGAGACGGAGGTCTACCGGATCGAGTGGCGGTGA